A DNA window from Brassica napus cultivar Da-Ae chromosome C1, Da-Ae, whole genome shotgun sequence contains the following coding sequences:
- the LOC111201828 gene encoding EPIDERMAL PATTERNING FACTOR-like protein 2 — MALCRKMSSCLLILLILISTYFSLMANGRPEPSSYETTTGGDQDLKMLMRGLIGSSPPRCERVRCRACGHCEAIQVPTNPQTKLRHSPSSEIINLDYTRGDDSTNYKPMSWKCKCGNSIYNP, encoded by the exons ATGGCGTTGTGCAGGAAAATGTCAAGTTGTCTACTGATTTTGCTGATTCTTATTTCGACCTATTTCAGTCTAATGGCTAATG GCAGACCAGAGCCAAGCTCGTATGAAACCACTACT GGAGGTGATCAAGACCTGAAGATGCTGATGAGAGGTTTAATAGGATCAAGTCCACCAAGATGTGAGAGAGTGAGATGTCGTGCGTGTGGACACTGCGAAGCAATACAAGTTCCTACTAATCCTCAAACAAAGCTCCGTCACTCTCCTTCCTCTGAGATTATCAATCTTGATTACACCAGAGGAGACGACAGTACTAATTATAAACCAATGAGCTGGAAATGCAAATGTGGTAACTCTATCTATAACCCTTAA